A region from the Saccharomonospora azurea NA-128 genome encodes:
- a CDS encoding glutamate synthase subunit beta has product MADPKGFLTTEREVPKSRPVDLRLRDWREVYEEFENSKLAKQAGRCMDCGIPFCHQGCPLGNLIPEWNTLTWRDDWRDAIERLHATNNFPEFTGTLCPAPCESACVLGINDDPVTIKRVEVSIIDRAWDEGWVTPQPPATKTGKRVAVVGSGPSGLAAAQQLTRAGHDVVVYERADAIGGLLRYGIPEFKMEKFRLDRRLEQMRAEGTEFRTGVNVGVDVTVDELVEGHDAVVLAGGATAARDLPVPGRDLPGVHQAMEYLPFANRVASGALASSPIDAAGKDVVVIGGGDTGADCVGTAHRQGARSVTQLEIMPKPPLSRSEAHPWPTYPMIYRVSSAHEEGGERLYSVNTQEFLADDEGNLRALKLVEVRREAGGFVPVEGTERELPAQLVLLAMGFVGPQREGLLGQLGVELDARGNVARDASFATSVDKVFVAGDMGRGQSLIVWAIAEGRSAAAGVDAYLTGRDVLPAPIAPTDRPLT; this is encoded by the coding sequence ATGGCTGACCCCAAGGGTTTTCTCACCACCGAGCGGGAGGTTCCGAAGTCCCGTCCCGTCGACCTGCGGCTGCGTGACTGGCGCGAGGTCTACGAGGAGTTCGAGAACTCGAAGCTCGCCAAGCAGGCCGGGCGCTGCATGGACTGCGGTATCCCGTTCTGCCACCAGGGTTGCCCGCTGGGCAACCTCATTCCGGAGTGGAACACGCTGACGTGGCGTGACGACTGGCGCGACGCGATCGAGCGCCTGCACGCGACGAACAACTTCCCGGAGTTCACGGGGACGTTGTGCCCGGCTCCGTGCGAGTCGGCCTGTGTGCTGGGGATCAACGACGATCCCGTGACCATCAAGCGGGTCGAGGTCTCGATCATCGACCGGGCGTGGGACGAGGGTTGGGTCACGCCGCAGCCACCGGCCACGAAGACGGGCAAGCGGGTCGCCGTGGTGGGGTCCGGTCCGTCGGGTCTGGCGGCGGCGCAGCAGTTGACGCGCGCGGGCCACGACGTCGTGGTGTACGAGCGGGCGGACGCGATCGGTGGCCTGCTGCGGTACGGCATCCCCGAGTTCAAGATGGAGAAGTTCCGGCTGGACCGTCGGCTGGAGCAGATGCGGGCCGAGGGCACCGAGTTCCGCACCGGGGTGAACGTCGGGGTGGACGTCACGGTCGACGAGCTGGTCGAGGGCCACGACGCCGTGGTGCTCGCCGGTGGGGCGACGGCGGCGCGGGACCTTCCGGTGCCGGGCCGGGACCTGCCCGGTGTGCACCAGGCGATGGAGTACCTGCCGTTCGCCAACCGGGTCGCGAGCGGGGCGCTGGCGAGTTCGCCGATCGACGCGGCGGGCAAGGACGTCGTCGTCATCGGCGGTGGTGACACGGGCGCCGACTGCGTCGGCACCGCCCACCGTCAGGGCGCGCGCTCGGTGACGCAGCTGGAGATCATGCCGAAGCCGCCGCTGTCGCGTTCGGAGGCGCACCCGTGGCCGACCTACCCGATGATCTACCGGGTGTCGTCGGCGCACGAGGAGGGCGGCGAGCGCCTCTATTCGGTGAACACGCAGGAGTTCCTCGCCGACGACGAGGGCAATCTGCGGGCGCTGAAGCTCGTCGAGGTACGGCGTGAGGCCGGCGGGTTCGTGCCCGTCGAGGGCACCGAGCGGGAGCTGCCCGCCCAGCTGGTGCTGCTCGCGATGGGCTTCGTCGGCCCGCAGCGGGAGGGCCTGCTGGGACAGCTCGGCGTCGAACTCGACGCGCGCGGCAACGTGGCGCGCGACGCGTCGTTCGCCACGAGCGTGGACAAGGTGTTCGTCGCCGGTGACATGGGTCGTGGTCAGTCGCTCATCGTGTGGGCGATCGCGGAGGGCCGTTCGGCCGCGGCCGGGGTCGACGCCTACCTCACGGGACGCGACGTGCTGCCGGCGCCGATCGCCCCCACCGACCGTCCCCTCACGTGA
- the gltB gene encoding glutamate synthase large subunit: MSRPAPREPSAGLYDREYEHDACGVAFVADLAGRANHDIVAKALVALRNLEHRGARGAEPDTGDGAGILIQLPHAFFREVTDFDLPDPGHYAAGIVFLPHDPVVRGRAASTIERIAAEEGMRVLGWRELPVDTDHVGATAATTMPHFAQVFLAPQRDEVTGLDLERAAFCVRKRAERELAEQDVYFPSLSSRTIVYKGMLTEPQVERFFLDLTDERVVSAIGLVHSRFSTNTFPSWPLAHPYRYIAHNGEINTLRGNRNWMDARESQLSSELFSGDLSRLFPVITRGASDSASFDEVLELLHLGGRSLPHAVLMMIPEAWENHQEMDPARRAFYEYHSTLMEPWDGPALVSFTDGTQIGAVLDRNGLRPARYWVTEDGLVVLASEVGVLELDQSSIVRKGRLEPGRMFLVDTAEGRIVDDAEIKDELAAEHPYAEWLDAGLLRLGELPDRERDVPSHASLVRSQQAFGYTSEELEVLLDPMARQGAEPIGSMGNDSPLAPLTSRPRQLFDYFTQLFAQVTNPPLDAIREELVTALGTQLGSEPNLLHGGPEHCRKIVLPFPVLDNDDLAKLVHANDDGELPEFTSYTVRGTFEAAGGGEALVRRLDEIRAEVSEAIASGARLIVLSDREVDAEHAPIPSLLLTGAVHHHLVREKTRTQVGLVVESGDAREVHHIALLIGYGAAAVNPYLAMATVEELASQGRLGDVTPKRATRNLIAALGKGVRKTMSKMGVSTVASYTGAQIFEAIGLGAEVVDTCFTGTTSRLGGVGFDLLAREVIERHRRAFPADGVRASHRELETGGDYQWRREGEPHLFNPHTVFKLQHSTRSGKYEIFKEYTRAVDDQSKQLMTLRGLFELKEGVRPPVPIEEVEPVSEIVKRFATGAISYGSISQEMHETLAIAMNRLGGKSNTGEGGEDPERLYDPERRSAVKQVASGRFGVTSEYLVNADDIQIKMAQGAKPGEGGQLPGGKVYPWIAKTRHSTPGVGLISPPPHHDIYSIEDLAQLVHDLKNANPAARIHVKLVSEVGVGTVAAGVSKAHADVVLISGHDGGTGASPLSSIKHAGGPWELGLAETQQTLLANRLRDRIVVQTDGQLKTGRDVVVAALLGAEEFGFATAPLVVSGCIMMRVCHLDTCPVGVATQNPRLRAKFSGKAEYVVNFFEFIAQEVREYLAKLGFRSIAEAVGHAELLDTRQAVDHWKASGLDLSPIFHVPELEPGAARHQVVAQDHGLDAALDNTLIQLAEGALASGEPVKLELPVRNVNRTVGTMLGSEVTRRWGGTGLPDDTIDVTFTGTAGQSFGAFVPKGITLRLFGDGNDYVGKGLSGGRIIVRPPRESGLTAEDHVIAGNVIGYGATGGEIFLRGRVGERFCVRNSGALAVVEGVGDHGCEYMTGGHVVVLGRTGRNFAAGMSGGVAYVLDLKPARVNADMVDLDPLDDEDEEFLRDAIERHYVETDSTVAHALLTDWESGLGRFTKVMPKDYKRVLRARAEAEREGRDVNAAIMEVANG, translated from the coding sequence GTGAGCCGCCCCGCACCACGTGAACCCTCAGCGGGCTTGTATGACCGAGAGTACGAGCACGACGCCTGTGGCGTGGCCTTCGTCGCCGATCTCGCCGGCCGCGCGAACCACGACATCGTCGCCAAAGCCCTGGTGGCGCTGCGCAATCTGGAGCATCGCGGCGCTCGTGGCGCCGAGCCCGACACGGGCGACGGCGCGGGCATCCTGATCCAGCTCCCCCACGCGTTCTTCCGCGAGGTCACCGACTTCGACCTGCCCGATCCCGGCCACTACGCCGCGGGGATCGTGTTCCTGCCCCACGACCCCGTCGTTCGTGGCCGGGCAGCCTCCACCATCGAGCGCATCGCCGCCGAAGAGGGCATGCGTGTGCTCGGGTGGCGGGAGCTGCCCGTGGACACCGACCACGTGGGCGCGACGGCCGCGACGACCATGCCGCACTTCGCGCAGGTCTTCCTCGCTCCGCAACGCGACGAGGTGACCGGTCTCGACCTCGAACGAGCGGCGTTCTGCGTCCGCAAACGCGCCGAGCGCGAACTGGCCGAGCAGGACGTCTACTTCCCGAGCCTGTCGTCGCGCACGATCGTCTACAAGGGAATGCTCACCGAGCCGCAGGTCGAGAGGTTCTTCCTCGACCTCACCGACGAGCGGGTCGTCAGCGCCATCGGCCTGGTGCACTCGCGGTTCTCCACCAACACGTTCCCGTCGTGGCCGCTCGCGCACCCGTACCGCTACATCGCCCACAACGGCGAGATCAACACGCTCCGGGGCAACCGCAACTGGATGGACGCGCGCGAGTCGCAGCTGTCGTCCGAGCTGTTCTCCGGTGACCTCTCCCGGCTGTTTCCGGTGATCACGCGCGGGGCGAGCGACTCGGCGTCGTTCGACGAGGTGCTGGAGCTGCTGCACCTCGGCGGCCGTTCGCTGCCGCACGCCGTGCTCATGATGATCCCGGAGGCGTGGGAGAACCATCAGGAGATGGACCCCGCGCGCCGGGCGTTCTACGAGTACCACTCCACGTTGATGGAGCCGTGGGACGGCCCCGCGCTGGTGTCGTTCACCGACGGCACGCAGATCGGCGCGGTGCTCGACCGCAACGGCCTGCGACCCGCGCGGTACTGGGTGACCGAGGACGGGCTCGTGGTGCTCGCGAGCGAGGTCGGGGTCCTGGAGCTGGACCAGTCCTCCATCGTCCGGAAAGGACGGCTCGAACCCGGCCGGATGTTCCTTGTGGACACCGCCGAGGGCCGCATCGTCGACGACGCCGAGATCAAGGACGAGCTGGCCGCCGAGCACCCGTACGCGGAATGGCTCGACGCGGGGCTGCTGCGGCTGGGTGAACTGCCCGATCGCGAGCGGGACGTGCCCTCGCACGCGTCGCTGGTGCGCAGCCAGCAGGCGTTCGGGTACACGTCCGAGGAGCTGGAGGTGCTGCTCGACCCGATGGCGCGCCAGGGTGCGGAGCCGATCGGGTCGATGGGCAACGACTCCCCACTCGCGCCGTTGACCAGCAGGCCGCGGCAGCTCTTCGACTACTTCACCCAGCTGTTCGCGCAGGTGACGAACCCGCCGCTGGACGCGATCCGCGAGGAGCTGGTGACCGCGCTGGGCACGCAGCTCGGGTCGGAGCCGAACCTGCTGCACGGAGGGCCGGAACACTGCCGCAAGATCGTGCTCCCGTTCCCGGTGCTCGACAACGACGACCTCGCGAAGCTCGTGCACGCCAACGACGACGGCGAGCTTCCCGAGTTCACCTCGTACACCGTGCGCGGCACGTTCGAGGCCGCGGGCGGCGGCGAGGCGCTGGTGCGCCGGCTGGACGAGATCCGCGCCGAGGTCAGCGAGGCCATCGCGAGCGGCGCGCGGCTGATCGTGCTGTCCGACCGTGAGGTGGACGCCGAGCACGCGCCGATCCCCTCGCTGCTGCTCACGGGCGCGGTGCACCACCACCTGGTACGCGAGAAGACCCGCACGCAGGTGGGTCTCGTCGTCGAGTCGGGCGACGCACGGGAAGTGCACCACATCGCGCTGCTCATCGGCTACGGCGCCGCGGCCGTCAACCCGTACCTGGCGATGGCCACCGTCGAGGAGCTGGCCTCGCAGGGACGGCTGGGCGACGTCACGCCCAAGCGGGCGACCCGCAACCTCATCGCCGCGCTCGGCAAGGGCGTGCGCAAGACGATGTCCAAGATGGGTGTCTCGACGGTCGCCTCCTACACGGGTGCGCAGATCTTCGAGGCCATCGGACTGGGTGCCGAGGTCGTCGACACGTGCTTCACCGGGACGACGTCCCGGCTCGGCGGTGTGGGCTTCGACCTGCTGGCCCGCGAGGTGATCGAACGGCACCGTCGCGCCTTCCCCGCCGACGGCGTGCGCGCGTCGCACCGCGAGCTGGAGACCGGTGGCGACTACCAGTGGCGGCGCGAGGGCGAGCCGCACCTGTTCAACCCGCACACGGTGTTCAAGCTCCAGCACTCCACGCGCAGCGGCAAGTACGAGATCTTCAAGGAGTACACGCGCGCGGTCGACGACCAGTCGAAGCAGCTCATGACGCTGCGCGGCCTGTTCGAGCTGAAGGAGGGCGTGCGCCCGCCGGTGCCGATCGAGGAGGTCGAGCCGGTCTCCGAGATCGTCAAGCGGTTCGCGACCGGCGCGATCTCCTACGGCTCGATCTCGCAGGAGATGCACGAGACGCTGGCCATCGCCATGAACCGGCTCGGCGGGAAGTCCAACACCGGTGAGGGCGGCGAGGACCCGGAGCGGCTCTACGACCCCGAGCGGCGCAGCGCCGTCAAGCAGGTCGCCAGTGGTCGGTTCGGGGTCACGAGCGAGTACCTCGTGAACGCCGACGACATCCAGATCAAGATGGCGCAGGGCGCCAAGCCCGGCGAGGGCGGGCAGCTGCCCGGCGGGAAGGTCTACCCGTGGATCGCGAAGACCCGGCACTCGACGCCGGGCGTGGGGCTCATCTCGCCGCCTCCGCACCACGACATCTACTCGATCGAGGACCTCGCCCAGCTCGTCCACGACCTCAAGAACGCCAACCCGGCCGCACGCATCCACGTGAAGCTCGTGTCCGAGGTCGGTGTCGGCACGGTCGCCGCCGGGGTGTCGAAGGCCCACGCCGACGTGGTGCTGATCTCCGGCCACGACGGCGGCACGGGCGCGTCGCCGCTGTCGTCGATCAAGCACGCGGGCGGGCCGTGGGAGCTCGGCCTGGCCGAGACCCAGCAGACCCTGCTGGCCAACCGGCTGCGCGACCGGATCGTGGTGCAGACCGACGGGCAGCTCAAAACGGGCCGCGACGTCGTCGTCGCCGCGCTGCTCGGCGCGGAGGAGTTCGGGTTCGCCACCGCTCCCCTCGTCGTGTCGGGCTGCATCATGATGCGCGTCTGCCACCTCGACACCTGCCCCGTGGGCGTGGCGACGCAGAACCCGCGCTTGCGGGCGAAGTTCAGCGGCAAGGCCGAGTACGTGGTGAACTTTTTCGAGTTCATCGCCCAGGAGGTGCGGGAGTACCTCGCGAAGCTGGGTTTCCGCTCGATCGCCGAGGCCGTGGGACACGCCGAGCTGCTCGACACGCGCCAGGCCGTCGACCACTGGAAGGCGTCCGGGCTGGACCTCTCGCCGATCTTCCACGTGCCCGAGCTGGAGCCGGGCGCGGCGCGGCACCAGGTCGTGGCACAGGACCACGGCCTCGACGCGGCGCTGGACAACACGTTGATCCAGCTCGCCGAAGGGGCATTGGCCTCCGGCGAGCCGGTGAAGCTGGAACTGCCGGTGCGCAACGTCAACCGCACGGTCGGCACGATGCTCGGCTCCGAGGTCACGCGGCGCTGGGGCGGCACGGGCCTGCCGGACGACACGATCGACGTCACGTTCACGGGCACCGCCGGTCAGTCCTTCGGCGCGTTCGTGCCGAAGGGCATCACGCTGCGATTGTTCGGTGACGGCAACGACTACGTCGGCAAGGGGCTCTCCGGTGGACGCATCATCGTGCGTCCACCGCGCGAGTCCGGGTTGACCGCTGAGGACCACGTCATCGCCGGCAACGTCATCGGCTACGGCGCCACCGGCGGGGAGATCTTCCTCCGTGGCCGGGTGGGTGAGCGGTTCTGCGTGCGCAACTCGGGCGCGCTGGCCGTCGTCGAGGGTGTCGGCGACCACGGCTGCGAGTACATGACCGGCGGGCACGTCGTCGTGCTCGGACGGACGGGCCGCAACTTCGCGGCGGGCATGTCGGGCGGCGTCGCCTACGTGCTCGACCTCAAGCCCGCGCGCGTCAACGCCGACATGGTGGACCTCGATCCGCTGGACGACGAGGACGAGGAGTTCCTCCGCGACGCGATCGAGCGCCACTACGTGGAGACGGACTCGACGGTGGCGCACGCGCTGCTCACCGACTGGGAGTCCGGTCTGGGCCGGTTCACGAAGGTGATGCCGAAGGACTACAAGCGCGTCCTGCGTGCGCGCGCGGAGGCGGAGCGCGAGGGAAGGGACGTCAACGCCGCGATCATGGAGGTGGCCAATGGCTGA
- a CDS encoding acyl-CoA dehydrogenase family protein produces MTGSDPGDFLGVDAELTVDERDIRDAVRQFAEVELTPHVAEWYENATLPARDLAKAFGRLGVLGMHLSGYGCAGSSAVAYGIACRELEAVDSGLRSFVSVQGSLAMYAIHRYGSEEQKQRWLPPLASGEAIGCFGLTEPDAGSDPASMRTRARRDGTDWVLDGTKMWITNGTVADVAVVWAQTDEGVRGFVVPTDAPGFSAHEITRKLSLRASLTAELVFDGVRLPSDAVLPGVTGLRGPLSCLNEARFGIVFGAVGAARTCYETALEYTTTRTQFGAPLAAYQLTQRKLADLVVEVNRAGLVALRLGRLKDAGELHHSQVSFGKLANVRAALDVARTARSMLGANGISLEYPVMRHAANLETVLTYEGTEEMHALSVGQAVTGIPAFRVNT; encoded by the coding sequence ATGACCGGTTCGGATCCTGGTGACTTCCTCGGCGTCGACGCCGAACTGACGGTGGACGAACGCGACATCCGTGATGCGGTGCGGCAGTTCGCGGAGGTGGAACTGACTCCGCACGTGGCGGAATGGTACGAGAATGCGACACTTCCGGCGCGAGATCTGGCGAAGGCTTTCGGCAGATTGGGCGTGCTCGGAATGCATCTTTCCGGCTACGGCTGTGCCGGGTCGTCGGCCGTCGCATACGGCATCGCGTGCCGGGAACTCGAGGCCGTCGATTCGGGACTACGCAGCTTCGTGTCGGTGCAGGGGTCGCTCGCCATGTACGCCATTCACCGCTACGGCAGCGAGGAGCAGAAGCAGCGGTGGTTGCCGCCGCTCGCGTCCGGCGAGGCGATCGGGTGCTTCGGGCTCACCGAACCCGACGCGGGAAGCGACCCGGCGTCCATGCGCACGCGGGCCCGCCGCGACGGCACCGACTGGGTGCTCGACGGCACCAAGATGTGGATCACCAACGGCACGGTGGCCGACGTCGCCGTGGTGTGGGCGCAGACCGACGAGGGGGTCCGCGGCTTCGTCGTGCCCACCGACGCGCCCGGATTCTCGGCCCACGAGATCACGCGCAAGCTCTCGTTGCGGGCGTCGTTGACGGCGGAGCTCGTGTTCGACGGCGTCCGGTTGCCGTCGGACGCCGTCCTGCCCGGCGTGACGGGGTTGCGGGGTCCGCTGTCGTGCTTGAACGAGGCGCGGTTCGGCATCGTGTTCGGAGCGGTGGGCGCCGCGCGCACGTGTTACGAGACGGCGTTGGAGTACACCACCACGCGCACCCAGTTCGGGGCGCCGCTGGCGGCGTACCAGCTGACGCAGCGCAAGCTGGCCGATCTCGTCGTGGAGGTGAACCGCGCCGGGCTCGTGGCGTTGCGGCTCGGACGCCTCAAGGACGCCGGTGAGCTTCACCACAGCCAGGTGAGCTTCGGCAAACTGGCGAACGTGCGCGCCGCGCTGGACGTCGCCCGCACGGCGCGGTCGATGCTGGGCGCCAACGGCATCTCGCTGGAGTACCCGGTGATGCGCCACGCGGCGAACCTGGAGACCGTGCTCACCTACGAGGGCACGGAGGAAATGCACGCCCTGTCGGTGGGCCAAGCGGTGACGGGAATCCCGGCCTTCAGGGTGAACACCTGA
- a CDS encoding DUF3558 domain-containing protein — protein MKRSVPVLPVLAAATLLTVAGCATEEPGIADPQTSSSAASSTSTNGSPNQPGGISASIDPCALITPAEDLTEYGRFSTGPASNDEAPGETSCSWQKEREDPLDESLIVGLIVRANQSVGTVNDVGGGVTDGEINGRTAAEAPNPQFHDCTLAIELDADSRIDVLVTAMDDVNAACEVAREVAYLVEPRLPKA, from the coding sequence ATGAAACGGTCTGTTCCAGTACTGCCGGTCCTCGCCGCGGCGACCCTCCTTACGGTGGCCGGGTGCGCCACTGAGGAGCCCGGCATAGCTGATCCTCAAACAAGCAGCTCGGCAGCGTCATCAACATCAACCAACGGGAGCCCGAACCAGCCCGGCGGAATCAGCGCATCGATCGACCCCTGTGCGCTCATCACGCCGGCCGAGGACCTGACGGAGTACGGCCGCTTCTCGACCGGGCCCGCCTCAAACGATGAGGCACCAGGGGAAACGAGCTGCTCCTGGCAGAAGGAGAGAGAGGACCCTCTTGACGAGAGCCTCATCGTCGGTCTGATCGTCCGTGCCAACCAGAGTGTCGGCACGGTGAACGACGTCGGCGGCGGAGTCACAGACGGGGAGATCAACGGCCGAACCGCTGCCGAAGCTCCGAATCCTCAGTTCCACGACTGCACTCTCGCCATCGAACTCGACGCGGATTCACGGATCGACGTCTTGGTCACCGCCATGGACGACGTCAACGCCGCCTGCGAAGTCGCTCGGGAGGTCGCGTACCTTGTCGAGCCACGGTTGCCGAAGGCCTGA
- a CDS encoding FAD-binding and (Fe-S)-binding domain-containing protein, translated as MTTVPALAEDLTRAVSGEVDDGAAARAMFSMDASNYRHVPKVVVFPRSAEDVAATLRVARAHGVPVTARGAGTGIGGQALGQGIVLDYSRHLNRVLEIDPERRVARVQPGVVLDTLRAAAARHGLTFGPDPSTHSRCTLGGMLGNDACGSHSVAWGRTADNVVSLDVVTGDGARLTVGPGDRIVGDPAHRANEIRDALHDLAQRHLAVLRTGFPALPRRVSGYALDNLLPENGTDLARALVGTEGTCVLITEATVRLVPSPPARALVVAGFADDIAAADAAPQVLSHRPLTVEGMGADLVDILLARGRRPAALDSLPAGRGWLFVEVGGDDPDEARHNAEALAAALARETGATTSVTTDPARQRQLWGIRESAAGTATRMADGSEAWPGWEDAAVPPERLGSYLRSFRALLASYGLRGIPYGHFGEGCVHVRIDFDLLTDDGVATFRRFLTDAADLVVAHGGSLSGEHGDGQARAELLPRMYSPEMLRLFEAFKAIWDPDDLLNPGNLVRPRPLDADLRFSGPTKQLPLTLRYPHDGGSLATAARRCVGVGKCVDTSTGVMCPSYMVTKREEHSTRGRARLLFEMLRGETITDGWDSTEVRDALDLCLACKGCLSDCPVDVDMASYKAEFLHHHYAGKVRPASHYSLGFLPLWARLASRLPGLANAALRSRTVAALAKRLGGIADERELPTFAPTTLRRAWRRKPRRGGDRPRVVLWPDTFTDHFAPEIGAAATRVLEHAGFDVVLPRSSVCCGLTWISTGQLGIARRVLRHSLDVLRDDIEAGTPIVGLEPSCLAVLRHDVHELLDTPPVPASTLAEFLERHAPDVEFDSLDVRALTQQHCHQHAVLGHAADERLLRKAGVDNRTLDSGCCGLAGNFGVERGHYDISVAAANRVLVPEVEAADPDELVLADGFSCRTQITELTGRRSLHLAQVLDRARPTR; from the coding sequence GTGACCACCGTGCCCGCCCTCGCCGAAGACCTGACCCGCGCCGTGTCGGGCGAGGTGGACGACGGTGCCGCCGCCCGGGCGATGTTCAGCATGGACGCGTCGAACTACCGGCACGTCCCGAAGGTCGTCGTGTTCCCGCGCAGCGCCGAGGACGTCGCGGCCACCCTGCGCGTCGCCCGCGCGCACGGTGTCCCGGTGACGGCGCGCGGTGCGGGCACCGGCATCGGCGGGCAGGCGCTCGGCCAGGGCATCGTCCTCGACTACAGCCGCCACCTGAACCGTGTCCTGGAGATCGACCCCGAACGCCGCGTCGCGCGCGTGCAGCCCGGTGTCGTCCTCGACACGCTCCGCGCCGCCGCCGCCCGGCACGGGCTCACGTTCGGGCCCGATCCCTCCACCCACAGCCGCTGCACGCTCGGCGGGATGCTCGGCAACGACGCGTGCGGCTCGCACTCCGTGGCGTGGGGACGTACCGCCGACAACGTCGTGTCGCTCGACGTCGTCACCGGCGACGGCGCACGGCTGACCGTCGGCCCGGGCGACCGGATCGTCGGGGACCCTGCCCACCGCGCGAACGAGATCCGCGACGCGCTGCACGACCTCGCGCAGCGCCACCTGGCCGTGTTGCGCACCGGCTTTCCCGCCCTGCCGCGACGGGTGTCCGGCTACGCGCTCGACAACCTCCTCCCCGAGAACGGCACCGACCTCGCCCGGGCCCTCGTGGGCACGGAGGGCACGTGCGTGCTGATCACCGAGGCCACCGTGCGGCTGGTCCCCTCACCGCCCGCGCGGGCCCTCGTGGTGGCCGGGTTCGCCGACGACATCGCCGCCGCCGACGCCGCGCCCCAGGTGCTGTCCCACCGTCCCCTCACCGTGGAGGGCATGGGCGCCGACCTCGTCGACATCCTCCTCGCGCGCGGCCGACGTCCCGCGGCGCTCGACTCGCTGCCCGCCGGCCGCGGCTGGCTGTTCGTCGAGGTCGGCGGCGACGACCCCGACGAGGCCCGCCACAACGCCGAAGCGCTGGCGGCGGCGTTGGCGCGCGAGACCGGCGCCACGACGTCCGTCACCACCGACCCGGCGAGGCAACGGCAGCTCTGGGGCATCCGCGAATCCGCCGCCGGCACCGCCACGCGCATGGCCGACGGTTCGGAGGCCTGGCCGGGCTGGGAGGACGCCGCCGTCCCTCCGGAACGGCTCGGTTCCTACCTGCGCTCGTTCCGCGCGCTCCTCGCGTCGTACGGGCTGCGCGGCATCCCGTACGGGCACTTCGGCGAGGGCTGCGTGCACGTGCGCATCGACTTCGACCTGCTCACCGACGACGGCGTCGCGACGTTCCGGCGCTTCCTCACCGACGCCGCCGATCTCGTGGTGGCCCACGGCGGGTCGCTGTCGGGCGAACACGGCGACGGGCAGGCCCGCGCGGAGTTGCTGCCGCGCATGTACTCGCCCGAGATGCTGCGCCTGTTCGAAGCGTTCAAGGCGATCTGGGACCCGGACGACCTGCTGAACCCCGGCAACCTCGTCCGCCCCCGCCCCCTCGACGCCGACCTGCGCTTCTCCGGGCCCACGAAACAGCTGCCGCTGACCCTGCGCTACCCGCACGACGGCGGCAGCCTCGCCACCGCGGCCCGGCGCTGCGTCGGCGTCGGCAAGTGCGTCGACACGAGCACCGGGGTGATGTGCCCGAGCTACATGGTGACCAAGCGCGAGGAGCACTCCACGCGCGGTCGCGCGCGGCTGCTGTTCGAGATGTTGCGCGGCGAGACGATCACCGACGGTTGGGACTCCACCGAGGTCCGCGACGCCCTCGACCTGTGCCTGGCGTGCAAGGGGTGTCTCTCCGACTGCCCCGTCGACGTCGACATGGCCTCCTACAAGGCGGAGTTCCTGCACCACCATTACGCGGGCAAGGTGCGCCCCGCGAGCCACTACTCCCTGGGTTTCCTGCCGCTGTGGGCCCGGCTGGCCTCCCGGCTTCCCGGCCTCGCCAACGCGGCACTGCGGTCCCGCACCGTCGCCGCGTTGGCGAAGCGCCTCGGCGGCATCGCGGACGAGCGCGAACTCCCGACGTTCGCCCCCACCACGCTGCGCAGGGCGTGGCGGCGCAAACCCCGTCGTGGTGGAGACCGCCCTCGGGTGGTGCTGTGGCCGGACACGTTCACCGACCACTTCGCACCGGAGATCGGCGCGGCGGCCACGCGGGTGCTGGAACACGCCGGGTTCGACGTCGTCCTCCCCCGCTCCTCGGTCTGTTGTGGCCTGACGTGGATCTCCACAGGCCAGCTCGGCATCGCCCGGCGCGTCCTGCGCCACAGCCTGGACGTGCTGCGCGACGACATCGAGGCGGGCACGCCGATCGTCGGTCTCGAACCGAGCTGCCTGGCCGTGCTGCGCCACGACGTGCACGAGCTCCTCGACACACCGCCCGTGCCCGCATCGACACTCGCCGAGTTCCTCGAACGCCACGCGCCCGATGTGGAGTTCGACTCGCTCGACGTCCGCGCGCTGACCCAGCAGCACTGTCACCAGCACGCGGTGCTCGGGCACGCCGCCGACGAACGCCTGCTGCGCAAAGCCGGTGTCGACAACCGCACACTCGACTCCGGATGCTGCGGGCTGGCGGGCAACTTCGGGGTCGAGCGCGGGCACTACGACATCTCCGTGGCGGCCGCGAACCGCGTGCTCGTCCCCGAGGTCGAGGCCGCGGACCCCGACGAGCTCGTGCTGGCCGACGGGTTCAGCTGCCGCACCCAGATCACTGAGCTCACCGGCCGCCGCTCGCTGCATCTGGCGCAGGTGCTCGACCGAGCCCGACCGACACGGTGA